One part of the Alligator mississippiensis isolate rAllMis1 chromosome 3, rAllMis1, whole genome shotgun sequence genome encodes these proteins:
- the ISOC1 gene encoding isochorismatase domain-containing protein 1, whose amino-acid sequence MAAEGQCPCPCPAGSVPVLFCFSVLARPAAVPRGAGHELLIQKFLSLYGDHIDPHRKFVLQLFADDWGQYVDLPKGFAVGERCKLRLVPLQSQMTTLGTLTPSSTVFFCCDMQERFRPAIKYFGDIISVGQRLLQGARVLGIPVIVTEQYPKGLGSTVQEIDLTGAKLVLPKTKFSMVLPEVEAALVEIPGVRSVVLFGVETHVCIQQTALELIGRGLEVHIVADATSSRSMMDRMFALERLAHTGIIVTTSEAILLQLVADKEHPKFKEIQNLIKASAPESGLLSKV is encoded by the exons ATGGCGGCGGAGGGCCagtgcccgtgcccgtgcccggcGGGGTCGGTGCCGGTGCTGTTCTGCTTCTCGGTGCTGGCGCGGCCGGCGGCGGTGCCGCGCGGGGCGGGCCACGAGCTGCTTATCCAGAAGTTCCTGAGCCTGTACGGGGACCACATCGACCCGCACCGCAAGTTCGTGCTGCAGCTCTTCGCCGACGACTGGGGCCAGTACGTGGACCTGCCCAAGGGCTTCGCCGTGGGCGAGCGCTGCAAGCTGCGCCTCGtgcccctgcagagccag ATGACCACGCTGGGTACCTTGACACCCTCAAGCACTGTATTTTTCTGTTGTGATATGCAAGAAAGATTCAGACCTGCTATCAAATACTTTGGTGATATCATCAGCGTAGGACAACGATTG CTCCAGGGTGCACGGGTTCTAGGGATTCCAGTTATTGTAACTGAGCAGTATCCCAAGGGCCTTGGAAGCACTGTTCAAGAAATTGATTTAACAGGAGCGAAACTTGTGCTCCCCAAAACAAAATTTTCGATGGTTTTGCCAGAAGTTGAAGCAGCATTAGTGGAGATCCCTGGAGTCCGCAGTGTTGTCTTGTTTGGAGTAGAA ACGCATGTATGCATCCAGCAAACAGCATTGGAGCTGATTGGCAGGGGTTTGGAAGTTCATATTGTAGCTGATGCCACCTCATCAAGAAGTATGATGGACAGAATGTTTGCTCTTGAG cgTCTTGCTCACACTGGAATTATAGTTACCACCAGTGAGGCTATATTGCTGCAGCTGGTAGCTGATAAAGAGCATCCAAAATTCAAAGAAATCCAAAATCTCATTAAGGCAAGTGCTCCTGAGTCAGGGCTCCTTTCCAAAGTTTAA